In a single window of the Gadus chalcogrammus isolate NIFS_2021 chromosome 20, NIFS_Gcha_1.0, whole genome shotgun sequence genome:
- the mcm3ap gene encoding germinal-center associated nuclear protein — protein MNQNNVFGGSQGGAFQAPNNTNKPPGLFHAFGQQSTGQSQPQPMAFFQPSTFGPTPNLNQAPSSMFGQTPAFGQPSVFGQSCGQPSPMSQAPSFGQPSVGQSSSGFSTSSTPAFGQTSGSGQAWFGQTPEFGQSCTFGQTPGFTQPPTSFGLPSATAPTNTPVSTQPASFGQSAFGQPSTTVNASTFSTVQGVTQQAKGFGSTDFSFKPANEVLFKPIINASPETTNPLTNTGPAQTFGAMLSQTTASTMESSSTATTTGATVFPLLTGAKSGTLGFCFSQPTAAPSIQAHKDPMTTDNSGDSTSALKFTFSQPASPSSTTTAVTTTTAQPTTPSSFSFSAKVLQPQAATLFGGAVFGQTSAFGEPKAKPEPAAEVKGAKQGGALEPNVFSRLGKGTKRKEDPESRPVSGSEKLLTEDQSSATTGDSATRHPPKRALLRSRGPAVGLFGRAMSGLMKNPSGSVRREEGQASERGEGESGDGPGQVVLQGGAPPRSQAPIREVLEKAGDSVSAKTPEPEAEAEPEQVTPTRRTRRSESSESGLGMSPTDCTAFHCKNVPPALNKKEVMEKHFGRFGKVRRVFCRPNKNLAIIHFQDHTSAAKAKKKGKTLQRHELQIFWQRKRQSSGEPEREEQRERKNLPDELHSGSSPQHRPQTRASSLGSSASMIRSSPVKKPSIAKSLQFDSDPQQEGSSDSQSLSSERSVPSSLLPLIGQTAETADEKYRLLEQRDKIMRQGRPKRTDLVLSKVFVGTCPDMCPEKERYMRETRNQLSCFELVPETEMVDHRAAIKEYSRSSADQEEPLPHELRPLPVLSLTMDYLVTQVMDQGPDGYRDWYDFVWNRTRGIRKDIIQQHLCCPETVALIEKCTRFHVHCAHQLCEESMRTFEPKINNENLTKCLQSLKEMYQDLSERQVYCPREAEFRLYNVLLNLNEGDTLREVQQFRDEVRNSPEVKFAVQAFAALNSNNFVRFFKLVKCASYLASCLLHRYFNQVRSKALLTLNIAHTVGSQRSTAFPVEDLARMLMFPDVDAASNFVQQYGLVVSDGVVELSRTSYQDPESLSLKKSAFILGKRCVLIGEVVNGGPLPSPPQHIPVCSFDGNNRYRGEGGTPPEPSSSQYRAPIATATTVAMAAAPETSIFSSEFAQDPRALQEVEALPPPRPSRLFGDQQPAQPGSLADACAAPLLGEASLAGFPPSGLAMPVNPALQLFQPLFPPQAVKAPSPLPLPVQPPAPKPPAYSDEDIVSVVESLLEEELDSAVREVSSAGAHYARVALSESNVQVEVVLSEVIGQVLQEVSSEEIQLEASRVAEEKRRIEEARRKQECEAFLVQFSFSLCAEVLRDVLAESIQQTAREQIQEAEIDQRELEALCTEQVCTGLLEETLDTELTLLAEEVLEAELQHIHKYIKRWRDVVAVRRRLKRQMRGFPAAPCGVDPRCKLWALAPSAPQQPSLSQLARGLVNLGNAGDMTLSSTRQLRMRQKTLHQMRVHYYYQRLLDEAVWAPLDLPGLVTDNIPNPPDRIFWKATLLLPSDHESVASLADRVLSDWLEVKLGGGEGLEVKEKQVDGTLQTLCVTNALQEVGERAHKVHLSIKVSRGPLSDEGFSQMEESSELQGTGALLLLLPALPCPVEGQDDQDVPLLSALLQLKQLQQASAWHIPLPLVILVPGSQHHSTSETHNLEEALMLQTLVEEGLISEHVFYHIPESTSDMQASHQLTQAMRWLLARAPPPRPLSCQTLVQFVEAGLSQHFSGRLQAQRRERASVGLPSLDPAPVVCLYNAVLAHLADAVSSPELLSLCWPPGAHLGWNSAQHLAWLRSAVLGLSIPDWDMPSATAGWSQLQSSVLRYASQIPGTPQGRPLLVSRLENLLGRVRQQHYHPGPATHRHRRSSPRRMSWGGRDDRHGPGYNQVPWDDLLVLCIDHRLKDWPSPDLPVCQDAVTEDGEVLVYFLTESLKHFDPPEEWSQAVRLTHRQKRLHTEGGCDASEGTPSSLSLRQRLFDCLAAPQAALSSTPSLDITHTSSAQELLPGLVLRGLEEEKAHSQRSIEQLKRWLTSDPPESLSMPLFIPSSTLLSASPPAVPSSKARSSRAPLTKKAKSSEDCTFDDGPGQTSLSPVTMAQRLQDIQRQILGSQEEELACRLRLDGMLGIVDD, from the exons ATGAATCAAAATAATGTGTTTGGAGGTTCGCAAGGGGGCGCCTTCCAAGCccccaacaacacaaacaagccGCCCGGCCTCTTCCACGCCTTTGGACAGCAGAGCACCGGGCAGAGTCAGCCTCAGCCAATGGCTTTTTTCCAGCCGTCCACATTTGGTCCGACCCCAAATTTAAACCAGGCGCCCAGTTCCATGTTCGGACAGACACCGGCTTTTGGACAACCATCTGTATTCGGGCAGTCCTGTGGGCAGCCGTCCCCAATGAGCCAGGCTCCATCTTTCGGACAGCCATCTGTTGGACAGAGTAGCTCAGGGTTTAGCACCAGTTCCACTCCAGCTTTCGGACAGACAAGTGGATCCGGCCAAGCTTGGTTCGGGCAAACGCCCGAGTTTGGCCAGTCGTGCACATTCGGTCAGACTCCAGGGTTTACCCAACCACCCACCAGCTTTGGCTTGCCGTCGGCTACGGCCCCCACCAATACGCCTGTCTCCACCCAACCAGCAAGCTTTGGACAGTCAGCCTTTGGTCAGCCCTCCACCACTGTGAACGCCAGCACATTCAGTACTGTCCAGGGTGTAACCCAGCAGGCTAAAGGCTTCGGATCTACTGACTTCAGTTTCAAGCCTGCCAATGAAGTTTTGTTCAAGCCTATTATCAACGCTAGCCCAGAAACGACAAATCCCCTTACCAACACAGGGCCAGCTCAGACCTTTGGAGCCATGCTCTCCCAGACCACTGCCAGCACCATGGAGAGCAGTAGCACAGCCACCACCACTGGGGCCACTGTTTTCCCTCTGCTGACTGGAGCAAAGAGTGGCACCCTAGGGTTTTGCTTCTCCCAACCCACCGCAGCGCCCTCCATCCAGGCCCACAAAGACCCAATGACCACCGACAACAGTGGCGATTCGACCAGCGCCTTAAAGTTCACCTTCTCTCAGCCAGCCTCCCCCTCCAGCACAACCACTGcagtcaccaccaccacggcccagccaaccaccccttcctccttcaGCTTCTCCGCCAAAGTCCTCCAGCCCCAAGCGGCAACGTTGTTTGGCGGCGCCGTCTTTGGCCAGACTTCGGCGTTCGGCGAACCCAAAGCCAAGCCCGAGCCCGCCGCGGAGGTGAAGGGAGCCAAGCAGGGCGGCGCGCTGGAGCCCAATGTCTTCTCGCGGCTTGGGAAAGGCACCAAGCGAAAGGAGGACCCGGAATCACGGCCCGTCTCGGGCTCCGAGAAGCTGCTGACGGAGGACCAGAGCTCCGCTACCACGGGGGACTCCGCTACGAGACACCCGCCCAAGAGGGCCCTGCTGAGGTCGCGCGGCCCAGCCGTGGGGCTCTTCGGCCGGGCGATGAGCGGACTGATGAAGAACCCGTCGGGCAGcgtcaggagagaggagggtcagGCGtccgagaggggggagggggagagtggggacGGCCCAGGGCAGGTTGTCCTGCAGGGGGGCGCTCCACCCCGGTCTCAAGCCCCCATCCGGGAAGTGCTGGAGAAGGCTGGAGACTCTG TTTCAGCCAAGACCCCAGagccggaggcggaggcggagcctgAACAGGTCACGCCCACTCGTCGCACGCGCCGCAGCGAGAGCTCGGAGAGCGGCTTGGGCATGTCCCCGACGGACTGCACCGCCTTCCATTGTAAGAACGTCCCCCCCGCTCTCAACAagaaggaggtgatggagaagcACTTCGGCCGCTTCGGGAAGGTCCGCAGGGTGTTCTGTCGGCCCAACAAGAACCTGGCCATCATTCACTTCCAGGACCAT acATCTGCAGCAAAGGCAAAGAAGAAGGGAAAAACGCTGCAAAGGCATGAACTCCAGATTTTCTGGCAAAGGAAGAGGCAAA GTTCcggggagccagagagagaggagcagagggagaggaagaaccTCCCTGATGAGTTACActcaggctcctccccccaaCACCGGCCCCAGACCAGGGCTTCCTCGCTGGGCAGCTCTGCCAGCATGATTCGCAG TTCTCCAGTGAAAAAGCCTTCCATTGCCAAGTCCCTGCAGTTTGACAGCGATCCCCAACAGGAAGGCTCCTCCGACAGCCAATCGCTGAGCTCCGAACGCTCCGtgccctcctctcttctgcccCTGATTGGCCAGACAGCGGAAACGGCGGATGAGAAGTACCGCCTCCTTGAGCAGCGGGACAAGATCATGCGGCAAG GGCGTCCCAAGCGTACAGACCTGGTCCTGTCCAAGGTGTTTGTGGGGACGTGTCCTGACATGTGTCCTGAGAAGGAGCGCTACATGAGGGAGACCCGCAACCAGCTGAGCTGCTTCGAGCTGGTCCCCGAGACGGAGATG GTGGACCACCGTGCGGCCATTAAGGAGTACAGCAGGTCGTCTGCGGACCAGGAGGAGCCCCTCCCCCACGAGCTGCGGCCCCTCCCTGTGCTCAGCCTGACCATGGACTACCTGGTCACCCAGGTCATGGACCAGGGCCCTGACGGCTACCGGGACTGGTACGACTTCGTCTGGAACCGGACCAGAGGCATCCGCAAG GACATCATCCAGCAGCACCTCTGCTGCCCCGAGACGGTGGCGCTGATCGAGAAGTGCACACGCTTCCACGTGCACTGCGCCCACCAACTGTGCGAGGAGAGCATGAGGACGTTCGAGCCCAAGATCAACAACGAGAACCTGACCAAGTGCCTGCAGAGCCTGAAGGAGATGTACCAGGATCTGTCGGAGCGCCAGGTCTACTGCCCGCGGGAGGCCGAGTTCCGGCTGTACAACGTGCTCCTCAACCTTAACGAGGGGGACACCCTGCG GGAGGTGCAGCAGTTCCGAGACGAGGTCCGTAACTCCCCGGAGGTGAAGTTTGCTGTGCAGGCGTTCGCTGCGCTCAACAGCAACAACTTTGTGCGTTTCTTCAAGCTGGTGAAGTGTGCTTCGTACCTGGCCAGCTGCCTCCTCCACCGATACTTCAACCAG GTGCGATCCAAGGCTCTGCTGACCCTGAACATCGCCCACACGGTGGGCTCCCAGCGGTCCACAGCGTTCCCCGTGGAGGACCTGGCCCGGATGCTGATGTTCCCAGATGTTGATGCGGCGTCCAACTTCGTCCAGCAGTACGGCCTGGTGGTCAGCGACGG CGTGGTGGAGCTGAGCCGCACATCCTACCAGGACCCTGAGTCGTTGTCCCTGAAGAAGTCAGCGTTCATCCTGGGGAAGAGGTGTGTGCTGATCGGAGAGGTGGTGAACGGAGGGCCGCTCCCAAGCCCCCCCCAGCACATCCCCGTCTGCAGCTTCGATGGCAACAATAGGTaccgaggagagggaggcacaCCCCCAGAGCCTTCCTCCAGCCAATATCGAGCCCCCATCGCCACCGCAACcactgttgccatggcagcggCTCCAGAGACCAGCATCTTCTCCT CCGAGTTCGCTCAAGACCCCAGGGCTCTGCAGGAGGTCGAGGCCCTGCCCCCGCCGCGGCCGTCTAGGCTGTTTGGAGACCAGCAGCCGGCCCAGCCTGGCTCCCTGGCTGATGCGTGTGCTGCCCCCTTGTTAGGGGAGGCCAGCCTGGCCGGCTTCCCCCCCAGCGGTCTGGCCATGCCGGTGAACCCCGCCCTGCAGCTCTTCCAGCCTCTGTTCCCGCCCCAGGCCGTCAAAGCCCCATCACCCCTACCTCTGCCAGTGCAGCCCCCTGCGCCCAAACCACCAGCCTATAGCGATGAG GACATCGTGTCTGTGGTGGAGAGCCTtctggaggaggagttggactCGGCGGTCAGAGAGGTGTCCAGTGCGGGAGCACACTACGCCAGAGTGGCTCTGTC GGAGAGCAatgtgcaggtggaggtggtcctGAGCGAGGTGATTGGCCAGGTGTTACAGGAAGTGTCTTCTGAGGAGATCCAATTGGAAGCCTCACGTGTTGCCGAGGAAAAACGCAGAATAGAGGAGGCTCG GAGAAAGCAGGAGTGCGAGGCCTTCCTGGTCCAGTtcagcttctctctctgtgctgaGGTCCTGAGGGACGTCCTGGCCGAGAGCATCCAGCAGACCGCCAGGGAACAGATCCA ggaggctgagataGACCAGAGGGAGCTGGAAGCACTGTGCACAGAGCAGGTCTGCACCGGTCTGTTGGAGGAGACCCTGGACACAGAGCTCACCCTATTGGCTgaggaggtcctggaggcggagctgcAGCACATCCACAAGTACATCAAAAG gtgGCGTGACGTGGTGGCCGTGCGGCGGCGCCTCAAGAGGCAGATGCGGGGCTTCCCGGCGGCCCCCTGTGGCGTGGACCCCCGCTGCAAGCTGTGGGCGCTGGCCCCCAGCGCTCCTCagcagccctccctctcccagctggCCCGCGGGCTGGTCAACCTGGGCAACGCTGGGGACATGACCCTCTCCAGCACAAG GCAGCTGAGAATGAGACAGAAAACCCTCCACCAGATGAGAGTTCACTACTACTACCAGCGGCTCCTGGA cGAGGCGGTTTGGGCTCCGCTGGACTTGCCAGGGTTGGTGACGGACAACATCCCAAACCCCCCCGATAGAATATTCTGGAAGGCCACCCTGCTGTTGCCCAGTGACCACGAGAGTGTCGCTAGCCTTGCTGACCG GgtgctttctgattggctggaggtgAAGCTGGGTGGCGGAGAGGGGTTGGAGGTCAAGGAGAAGCAGGTGGATGGAACGCTGCAGACGCTGTGTGTCACTAACGCGCTACAGGAGGTTGGAGAGCGAGCGCACAAGGTCCACCTCAGCATCAAG GTGTCCCGCGGCCCTCTGAGCGATGAGGGATTCTCCCAGATGGAGGAGAGCAGTGAGCTCCAGGGCACGGGggctctgctgctgttgctcccCGCCTTGCCCTGCCCCGTGGAAGGGCAGGATGACCAGGACGTCCCCCTGCTCTCGGCCTTGCTCCAGCTCAAACAGCTCCAGCAGGCCAGCGCCTGGCACATCCCGTTACCGCTGGTCATACTGGTACCGGGATCCCAGCACCACAGCACCAGTGAAACGCACAATCTAGAAGAAG CTCTGATGCTGCAGACCCTGGTTGAGGAGGGCCTGATCTCTGAACACGTGTTCTATCACATCCCGGAGAGCACCAGTGACATGCAGGCCTCCCACCAG CTGACCCAGGCCATGCGCTGGCTCCTGGCCcgcgcccccccaccccgccccctctcctgcCAGACGTTGGTCCAGTTCGTGGAGGCGGGCCTCAGCCAGCACTTCAGCGGCCGCCTGCAGGCCCAGCGCCGGGAGCGGGCCTCGGTCGGCCTGCCCTCCCTGGACCCGGCACCGGTGGTCTGCCTGTACAACGCCGTGCTGGCCCACCTGGCAGACGCAGTGTCCTCCCCGGAGCTGCTCAGCCTCTgctggcccccgggggcccacctgggctgGAACTCGGCCCAGCACCTGGCCTGGCTGCGCAGCGCGGTGCTGGGCCTGAGCATCCCCGACTGGGACATGCCGTCCGCTACCG CCGGCTGGTCCCAGCTGCAGTCCTCCGTCCTCCGCTACGCCTCCCAGATCCCCGGGACCCCCCAAGGCCGGCCCCTCCTCGTGTCCCGGCTGGAAAACCTCTTAGGGAGGGTCCGCCAGCAGCACTACCATCCGGGCCCCGCcacccaccgccaccgccgctcgTCGCCCCGTCGCATGtcctggggggggcgggacgACCGCCACGGGCCCGGATACAACCAGGTGCCCTGGGACGACCTGCTGGTGCTGTGCATCGACCACAGGCTGAAGGACTGGCCCAGCCCCGACCTGCCCGTCTGCCAGG ATGCGGTGACAGAGGACGGGGAGGTGCTGGTGTACTTCCTCACAGAGTCCCTGAAGCACTTCGATCCCCCTGAGGAGTGGAGCCAGGCGGTCCGACTCACACACCGGCAGAAACGGCTGCATACAGAAGG AGGCTGCGATGCCAGCGAGGGGACCCCTAGCTCTCTGTCCCTGAGACAAAGGCTGTTTGACTGCCTGGCAGCGCCCCAGGccgccctctcctccacccccagcctggACATCACCCACACCTCCTCAGCCCAGGAGCTGCTGCCTGGACTGGTGCTCCgcggcctggaggaggagaaggcccaCAGCCAGAG gAGCATTGAGCAGCTGAAGCGCTGGTTGACCTCCGACCCCCCGGAGAGCCTGTCCATGCCTCTGTTCATACCCTCCTCCACGCTGCTCTCCGCATCCCCCCCCGCCGTGCCCTCTAGCAAGGCTAGATCATCGAGAGCCCCACTCACAAAA AAAGCAAAGTCCTCGGAGGACTGTACTTTTGATGACGGACCGGGCCAGACCAGTTTGTCCCCGGTAACCATGGCGCAGAGGCTCCAGGACATCCAGCGCCAGATCCTagggagccaggaggaggagctggcctgCCGACTGAGGCTTGACGGCATGCTGGGCATCGTGGACGACTGA
- the ybey gene encoding endoribonuclease YbeY: MGVVLRNLQKVVPLRRARLRRDVDTLRHILGVQKFDLGIICVDNRRIQQINKTYRKVNTPTDVLSFPFHEELRPGKLPCPLHRDELNLGDIFLGVEYLMKQCQDNSMDLHSTLTVVTAHGICHLLGYRHETEEEWDEMFQRESYILGEYNRLTGQNLEPLTKKCSQDS; the protein is encoded by the exons ATGGGTGTAGTTCTCCGGAATCTCCAGAAGGTGGTGCCACTGAGGCGCGCCCGGCTACGGAGGGATGTGGACACTCTGAGACACATACTTGGCGTCCAGAAGTTTGACCTGGGCATCATCTGCGTGGACAACCGTAGGATTCAGCAGATTAATAAAACCTATAGGAAAGTAAATACACCTACCGACGTGCTTTCATTTCCATTCCACGAG GAGCTGCGACCTGGTAAGCTGCCTTGCCCGCTGCATAGAGACGAACTCAACCTGGGCGACATTTTTTTAGGGGTTGAATATCTGATGAAACAGTGTCAGGACAACTCAATGGATCTGCATAGTACTCTCACA GTTGTCACTGCACATGGTATCTGCCATCTGCTGGGTTATAGACATGAGACGGAGGAGGAATGGGATGAG ATGTTTCAGAGAGAAAGCTACATCCTGGGAGAGTACAACAGACTGACAGGACAAAACCTGGAGCCTTTGACCAAGAAGTGCAGTCAAGACAGCTGA